In Endomicrobiales bacterium, one DNA window encodes the following:
- a CDS encoding efflux RND transporter periplasmic adaptor subunit, whose translation MKKKVIIIFAIVIALSAVLYFTLVKHSGFMYAGTVEATEVDLSSRISGVIGSIGVQEGDKVKEGQTLAKLSIEDIEIAAAAAERDYKRAVELLNAGSMNQETFDRVKFKRDDLAVRLGWSTIKSPIDGTVITKYHEPGEMVNPGTKLVTLADLKRPWVYVYVPQPMLSKIIVGMGVIGYSLESGTMTFAGTVVHINEEAEFTPKNVQTRKERTRLVFGVKILFQNDDEFLKPGMSVEVPLPEK comes from the coding sequence GTGAAAAAGAAAGTGATTATAATCTTCGCAATAGTTATTGCCTTGTCAGCGGTGCTGTATTTTACGCTGGTTAAGCATAGCGGTTTCATGTATGCAGGAACCGTAGAGGCAACCGAGGTGGACCTTTCTTCAAGGATTAGCGGTGTAATAGGGTCAATAGGCGTGCAGGAAGGCGATAAAGTTAAAGAAGGGCAGACATTAGCAAAACTTTCCATAGAAGATATTGAAATTGCAGCGGCGGCGGCTGAACGCGATTATAAACGCGCAGTTGAACTGCTTAACGCGGGCTCAATGAATCAAGAAACATTTGACAGGGTAAAATTTAAGCGTGACGACCTTGCAGTACGGCTCGGTTGGAGCACAATAAAATCACCAATAGACGGCACAGTAATAACCAAATACCATGAACCGGGTGAGATGGTAAACCCGGGAACAAAACTGGTGACACTCGCGGATTTAAAGAGGCCGTGGGTTTATGTTTATGTTCCTCAACCCATGCTTTCAAAGATAATCGTAGGTATGGGTGTTATAGGGTACTCACTTGAATCGGGCACGATGACATTTGCAGGCACCGTCGTGCATATCAACGAGGAAGCGGAATTTACACCTAAAAATGTTCAGACCCGCAAGGAAAGAACCCGCCTCGTTTTCGGCGTTAAGATACTTTTCCAAAACGACGATGAATTTCTAAAACCCGGTATGAGCGTTGAAGTACCACTCCCTGAAAAATGA
- a CDS encoding ABC transporter ATP-binding protein has translation MKLFNPNFALDLRTEAKETEAFSTQNSQRMVIPFARFLRKKMPRIFRRIPNSNANLGLNIGIDIVNLSRSFGKVRALDGITVRAETGALNGFIGPDGAGKTTLFRILAGLLHSDSGSIRFTKDSKDIDFDEIRPSLAYMPSKQSLYPDLSIDEHLIFFRDLYGLKQDDFNKRSAKLLNITRLDKFRERKVGELSGGMYKKVGLMCAMLQSPSIMLLDEPTNGVDPISRREFWDLLHILAEQRVLILISTAYMDEAERCQFVHLMDAGKIMMSGRPNELLKREHAKNFDEIFVKMAMR, from the coding sequence ATGAAACTTTTTAACCCCAACTTTGCATTAGATTTAAGAACCGAGGCGAAAGAGACGGAGGCATTTTCGACGCAAAATTCGCAGCGAATGGTAATTCCATTTGCAAGGTTTTTGCGGAAGAAAATGCCCCGTATCTTTCGACGAATTCCAAATTCTAATGCAAATTTGGGGTTAAATATAGGCATAGATATTGTCAATCTTTCACGGAGTTTTGGTAAAGTCAGGGCGCTTGACGGAATAACTGTCCGCGCCGAAACCGGGGCGCTCAACGGTTTCATAGGGCCGGACGGCGCAGGTAAAACTACCCTTTTTAGAATTCTGGCCGGCTTACTGCACTCAGACAGCGGAAGTATCCGGTTCACAAAGGATTCCAAAGATATAGATTTTGATGAAATACGCCCATCGCTTGCGTATATGCCTTCCAAACAAAGCCTTTACCCCGACTTATCCATAGACGAACATCTCATTTTTTTCAGAGACCTTTACGGACTCAAACAGGACGATTTCAACAAGAGGTCTGCCAAACTGCTAAATATAACCAGGCTTGATAAATTCAGGGAGCGGAAAGTAGGCGAGCTATCGGGCGGAATGTATAAAAAGGTAGGGCTGATGTGCGCGATGCTGCAGTCGCCTTCCATCATGCTCCTTGATGAACCTACAAACGGAGTGGACCCTATCAGCCGCAGGGAGTTTTGGGATCTGCTGCACATCTTGGCTGAACAAAGGGTGCTGATACTAATCTCTACAGCATACATGGATGAGGCGGAACGATGCCAGTTTGTTCACCTTATGGATGCAGGAAAAATTATGATGAGCGGCAGGCCGAATGAACTGCTCAAACGTGAACACGCAAAAAACTTTGATGAAATATTCGTTAAGATGGCAATGAGATGA
- a CDS encoding ABC transporter ATP-binding protein, translating to MNAVELNKLTVKFGDFAAVKDLTLSVEKGEIFGFLGANGAGKTTAIRVMCGLLLPTSGDVRIAGLDFSRGKNAIKRKVGYMSQKFTLYDDLTVLENLNFKASMRKIPDETAKQRFEQIFDFIGFNSGQNTMVRELASGVKQQVSLAATLVHNPEILFLDEPTSGVSPAMRAKFWLLIRKLAAEGKTVFVTTHYMDEAEECDRIALMRAGKLIALRSPQQLKDETYPSGMPLSGKKPTLEDVFIKLVEGDER from the coding sequence ATGAATGCGGTTGAATTAAATAAACTTACCGTTAAATTCGGCGATTTTGCGGCCGTTAAAGACCTCACGCTTAGCGTAGAAAAAGGTGAGATTTTCGGCTTTCTCGGCGCAAACGGCGCCGGCAAAACAACCGCTATACGCGTTATGTGCGGCCTGCTTCTGCCCACAAGCGGCGATGTGCGCATTGCAGGCCTTGATTTTTCGCGTGGTAAAAATGCCATAAAGCGCAAAGTTGGGTATATGTCCCAAAAGTTCACACTATACGACGACCTGACGGTACTTGAAAACCTCAACTTTAAAGCAAGCATGAGGAAAATCCCGGATGAAACCGCAAAGCAACGCTTTGAACAGATTTTTGATTTCATCGGTTTTAACTCCGGGCAAAATACAATGGTCAGGGAGTTGGCATCCGGAGTAAAACAACAGGTTTCACTCGCCGCTACGCTTGTGCACAACCCCGAGATACTCTTTCTTGACGAACCAACCTCGGGCGTTTCCCCAGCAATGAGGGCTAAATTCTGGTTGTTAATCCGAAAACTTGCCGCTGAAGGCAAAACCGTTTTTGTTACAACCCATTATATGGATGAGGCCGAAGAGTGCGACAGGATAGCTCTAATGAGAGCCGGAAAACTCATAGCTCTAAGAAGCCCACAACAACTAAAAGATGAAACTTATCCTTCTGGTATGCCACTATCTGGTAAAAAACCGACACTTGAGGATGTTTTTATCAAACTCGTAGAAGGTGATGAAAGATGA